The nucleotide sequence GTGGGTGATGGCACATAGCACCGGTGTAAGACCGGTTTCCAGCAACTTTTCCAACAGCTTCGTGTTGATGCTGTGCTCGTCCAGGTCACCTACAAAACCGTAATCGATGGTGCGCACGGGCCGTTTGGTGGCTTGAATTACGTTGCCGTCGGCGCCCGACAAACCCAGTGCGTTAGTGCCTTGAGCTTGCAAGAGTGCTACTACCTGCTTGTTGGTTTTGCCGGCGTAGAACATCGTCACGATGTCGAGGGTGGCGGCGTCGGTGATGCGGCGGCCTTCCACCATTTGGGGCTCGATGCCGAGGCTGTTTAGCATCTGGCTGGCACCCTTCCCGCCGCCGTGCACCAGAATTTTGCGGCCGGGCACCTGCGCCAGCTCGGCCAGAAAATGCCCCAGCTGCGTGGCATCATCGATAATGCCCCCGCCGATTTTAAAGATTTTCAGGACTTCGCTCATGCGTAACAAAAAGATAAAAAGGCCGCGCTTAGGTCCGTAAAATGCCGGAATAGCTGCTCACGAGTAGTTTCAAGCAAGCCCGGCGCTAAACCAAGCAAGTGCTTTTTGAAATAGGAGGGCAAAGTTTCCGAAAAAAAACATCTAGTTTTGCAACGATTTAGCGGCCTACAGCATTTTAAAGCCGCAGAAACTACCTCACACCGCTCGGCGGTGCCCGTCATGATTCGTCTCTCTTCTCCTGTATGCTTGTTGCGGCCCACGTCGGCCCTGCGAACAATGCCAGCTTAAACGCTGGCTGCACTACTTTGGCTGTGTTTTTGAATAGTAAAAACCAGCACGGGGAAGTCAACGACACCCCACAGAAGAGACCTTTTTACGAATAAACTGCCTGACACGAGTGTAAGCCCCAGTGCGCCTTTTTCCGGTTACTTGCCGGACTAACCCGCCCCTCTACGACCCAGCTACTGGTCTGCTGCGGTTCCCCTAATTTTTTGGGTTTACTTCTCCTGAAGCTGGCTGTCAGCCAGTTGCCCCGAAGTTTGTTACGCAAGCTTCATCTTCCCTTATCGTCTTTCCAAGCTTGTTGCCGTATACCAAGGCAACCAACTGAGCTTTGACCATGCTTTTACGAGTCGCCGATGCTGCCGATGCGCAGTATGTGGAAACCCTCTGTCAGTGGTATGCCGAATCCGCCAAAGCGCGCGGCGTCGGTATCGCCAAGCGCGACCCCAACTATCTGGTAAAGAAGATGGTGAAAGGCGACGCTATTATTGCCTTCATTGATGAGCAACTAGCCGGCTTCTGCTACATCGAGACCTTCGAGGACAACAAGTTTGTCGTCAACTCGGGCCTCATTGTGAATACCGAGCTGCGCAAAGAAGGCCTTGGCCGCGCCATCAAACACCGCGTGTTCGAACTGTCGCGCACGAAATACCCGGCCGCCAAAATCTTCGGTATCACGACCAGCGCGGCCGTGATGAAGATCAACAACGAACTGGGCTACCGCCCCGTCACCTTCCCCGAACTAACCCAAAGCGACGATTTCTGGAAGGGCTGCTCTAGCTGCAAAAACTACGGCATCCTGATGGAAAACGAGCGCAAAATGTGCCTGTGCACCGGCATGGTCTACGACAAGCTCGACGACCAATTCAGCCAGCGTGTGCAGGAGACAATTGAGATTCTTACACCCCAAGACCACTAATGAAAAAGGTAGTTTTAGCTTACAGCGGCGGCCTGGACACTTCCTACTGCGTTGTATATCTGACCCGCGAGCTGGGTCTGGAAGTTCACACCGTCATCGTCAACTCCGGCGGCTTTTCCGAGGAAGAGCTGGCCGCCATCGAGAAGCGAGCCTACGAATTGGGCTCGACCAAGCACGAGGTAATTGACGTGACCCAGCGATTCTACCAGGACTGCCTGCGCTACCTCATTTTCGGCAACATCCTCAAGAACGACACCTACCCGCTGAGTGTCAGCGCGGAGCGGATGTTCCAGTCGTTGGCCCTGGCCGAGTACGCCCGGGAGCACAAGGCCGACTACATTGCCCACGGCAGCACCGGCGCCGGCAACGACCAAGTACGTTTCGACGTGGCATTCTCGGTGATTTCGCCGAACACAGAAATCATTACGCCTATTCGTGACTTGAAACTGTCGCGCCAAGCTGAAATTGATTTCCTGAACCAGCACGGCTTCGAGATGAGCTGGGAGAAAGCCAAATACTCTATCAATAAGGGTATTTGGGGCACTAGCGTGGGCGGCGTAGAAACGTTGACTTCCAACCAGGCCCTGCCTGAGTCGGCGTACCCAACGCAGATCAGCGCTACGGAGCCCACCAACGTTGAAATCACCTTCGAGAAAGGCGAGCCAGTGGCGCTGAACGGCAAGACCATGAACCCGGTGGAGTTGATTCAGGCCCTGAACGAGCTAGCTGGTACCTACGCCATCGGCCGCGATACGCACGTGGGCGACACGATTCTGGGTATCAAAGGCCGCGTTGGTTTCGAGGCGCCCGCGCCGCTGATTTTGCTGAAAGCGCATCACTTGTTGGAGAAGCACACCTCTAGCCGCTGGCAGTTGCTGCACAAAGACTACATCGCCAATTGGTACGGCACGCTGCTGCACGAGGCCCAGTACCTGGACCCCGTGATGCGCGACATGGAGGCTTTCCTCACGTCGTCGCAGGAGCGGGTATCGGGCAAGGTGTTCGTGACGTTGAAGCCGTATCAGTTCGAGCTGCAAGGCATCGAGTCGAAGTACGACATGATGCGCTCTAAAGTGGCTACCTATGGCGAGGAAAACGACGCTTGGGACGGCCGCGACGCTAAAGGCTTCATCAAAATCTTCAGCAACCAGTTGCGCATTCACTCTTCCTTCAACGATGAAAATTAAGGTCGGCATTGTAGGCGGCGCTGGCTACACGGCCGGGGAGCTTGTCCGTATTCTGCTGCACCACGAGTACGCGGAACTGGGTGCAATCGTCAGCTCATCCAATGCCGGCAACCCCATCTATCAAGTCCACGACGACTTGGTGGGCGAAAGCGACCTGGCGTTTACCTCGGAACTAGCCGGTGATGAAGACGTGGTGTTTCTGTGCTTAGGCCACGGCAATTCCAAGGCGTGGCTCTCAACACACGAGCTACCCAAAACGACGCACATCATCGACCTCAGCAACGATTTCCGTTTGGAAGCTGACGCGGAGTTTCAGGATTGGGAGTTTGTGTACGGATTGCCGGAGCTGAACCGCAGCCGCATCCAGCAGGCCCAAAGCATTGCCAACCCCGGCTGCTTCGCCACGGCTATCCAGCTGGCGTTGCTGCCGCTGGCGCAGGCCGGCAAGCTGACGGACGATGTGCATGTGTCGGCTATTACGGGCAGCACGGGCGCGGGGCAGAGCTTGTCGGAGACGGTACATTTCTCGTGGCGCACCAATAACGTGTCCATCTACAAGCCTTTCACGCACCAGCACCTCGGCGAAATCGGGGAGAGCTTGGCGCAGCTCCAGCCGCAGCTGGACAGCGCTATGCACTTCATTCCGTACCGCGGCAACTTCTCGCGGGGCATCTTCGCCAGCGTCTACACGCCGTCGGATTTAACGCAGGAAGAAGCGCGGGAGCTGTACCAGAAGTTCTACGCCGACGCGCCGTTTACCACGGTATCGGACAAGGAAATCCACTTGAAGCAGGTGGTGAACACCAACAAGTGCCTGTTGCACGTGCAGAAATTCGGCAAGCAGCTGCTCATCACGTCGGTTATCGACAACCTGGTGAAAGGCGCTTCCGGACAGGCCGTGCAAAACATGAATCTGCTGTTTGGCTTGCCCGAAACGACAGGCCTAGGATTGAAAGCAGGGCTGTTTTAACGTTTCGGAGCGTCATTTCTTGGCTACGGTACGCTCGGAATGACGCTCTTATGCGCTGTTCGAAGTAAGTTTGCCCTAAGTTCTAACCTTTCAGCTCTCACTTCTATACTATGGAGCTTTTCAACGTGTACCCACTCGTCAACATCACGCCGGTAAAGGCGCTGGGGGCGAAACTTTGGGACGACAAGGGTCAGGAATACCTGGATTTCTACGGCGGCCACGCCGTTATTTCCATCGGCCACAGCCACCCGCACTACGTGCAGCGCCTCACCGAGCAGTTGCAGAACATCGGTTTCTACTCCAACTCGGTGCAAATTCCGATTCAGCAGGAGCTGGCTCACAAGCTAGGCCAAGTGTCGGGCTACGAGGACTACTCGCTGTTTCTGTGCAACTCTGGGGCTGAGGCCAACGAGAATGCGCTGAAGCTGGCGTCGTTCCACACCGGCAAAAAACGCGTGGTAGCCTTCAAAGGTGCTTTCCACGGCCGTACCTCCGGCGCAGTGGCTGCTACCGACAATCCTAAAATTGTAGCTCCTTTTAATGCCGACCATGCTATTTCCTTCGTGGAATATGACTTGGCAGCGGTGGAGCAGGTGCTGCAAGGCGGCGACGTGTGCGCGGCTATCATTGAGCCCATTCAGGGTGTGGGCGGTATCATCATGCCATCCGATGAGTTCCTGATTGGCCTAGCTGCGTTGTGCAAGCAGTACGGCGCGCTGCTAATTGCCGACGAGGTGCAGAGCGGTTACGGCCGTAGCGGCAAGTTCTTTGCGCACCAGCACGCCGGCATCCGCCCCGATGTTATTTCCATAGCAAAAGGCATGGGCAACGGCTTCCCCATCGGCGGCATCCTGATTGCGCCGGAGCTGAAGGCGTCCTATGGTTTGCTAGGCACCACGTTCGGCGGCAACCACCTCGCTTGCGCGGCGGCACTGGCGGTGCTGGAAGTTATCGAGCAGGAAGACTTGTTGGCCCACGCTACCGAGCTAGGTCACTACCTCCGCTCGGAACTGGAAGTGAATGCCGTGGCCGAGGAAATCCGCGGGCGAGGCCTGATGGTGGGCATCAAGTACGACTTTCCCATCAAAGAGGTCCGCGACAAGCTGCTCTCGGACTACCACATCTTCGTCGGTAACGCCTCCGACCCCACGGTGCTTCGGTTGCTTCCTCCGCTCAATATCACCAAGGCCGAAGTTGACCGGTTTCTACAGGCGCTATATGCCTTGACAGAGAAATCGGTACATGTCATT is from Hymenobacter tibetensis and encodes:
- the argC gene encoding N-acetyl-gamma-glutamyl-phosphate reductase, giving the protein MKIKVGIVGGAGYTAGELVRILLHHEYAELGAIVSSSNAGNPIYQVHDDLVGESDLAFTSELAGDEDVVFLCLGHGNSKAWLSTHELPKTTHIIDLSNDFRLEADAEFQDWEFVYGLPELNRSRIQQAQSIANPGCFATAIQLALLPLAQAGKLTDDVHVSAITGSTGAGQSLSETVHFSWRTNNVSIYKPFTHQHLGEIGESLAQLQPQLDSAMHFIPYRGNFSRGIFASVYTPSDLTQEEARELYQKFYADAPFTTVSDKEIHLKQVVNTNKCLLHVQKFGKQLLITSVIDNLVKGASGQAVQNMNLLFGLPETTGLGLKAGLF
- a CDS encoding GNAT family N-acetyltransferase gives rise to the protein MLLRVADAADAQYVETLCQWYAESAKARGVGIAKRDPNYLVKKMVKGDAIIAFIDEQLAGFCYIETFEDNKFVVNSGLIVNTELRKEGLGRAIKHRVFELSRTKYPAAKIFGITTSAAVMKINNELGYRPVTFPELTQSDDFWKGCSSCKNYGILMENERKMCLCTGMVYDKLDDQFSQRVQETIEILTPQDH
- the argG gene encoding argininosuccinate synthase, with protein sequence MKKVVLAYSGGLDTSYCVVYLTRELGLEVHTVIVNSGGFSEEELAAIEKRAYELGSTKHEVIDVTQRFYQDCLRYLIFGNILKNDTYPLSVSAERMFQSLALAEYAREHKADYIAHGSTGAGNDQVRFDVAFSVISPNTEIITPIRDLKLSRQAEIDFLNQHGFEMSWEKAKYSINKGIWGTSVGGVETLTSNQALPESAYPTQISATEPTNVEITFEKGEPVALNGKTMNPVELIQALNELAGTYAIGRDTHVGDTILGIKGRVGFEAPAPLILLKAHHLLEKHTSSRWQLLHKDYIANWYGTLLHEAQYLDPVMRDMEAFLTSSQERVSGKVFVTLKPYQFELQGIESKYDMMRSKVATYGEENDAWDGRDAKGFIKIFSNQLRIHSSFNDEN
- the argB gene encoding acetylglutamate kinase: MSEVLKIFKIGGGIIDDATQLGHFLAELAQVPGRKILVHGGGKGASQMLNSLGIEPQMVEGRRITDAATLDIVTMFYAGKTNKQVVALLQAQGTNALGLSGADGNVIQATKRPVRTIDYGFVGDLDEHSINTKLLEKLLETGLTPVLCAITHDGHGQLLNTNADTIASSLARALAGSYTVELHFCFEKDGVLADINDEASVIPQITADQYQQLKAEGVIAAGMVPKLDNAFAALEAGVERVVIENALRINEPVKTILCRS
- a CDS encoding aspartate aminotransferase family protein, with product MELFNVYPLVNITPVKALGAKLWDDKGQEYLDFYGGHAVISIGHSHPHYVQRLTEQLQNIGFYSNSVQIPIQQELAHKLGQVSGYEDYSLFLCNSGAEANENALKLASFHTGKKRVVAFKGAFHGRTSGAVAATDNPKIVAPFNADHAISFVEYDLAAVEQVLQGGDVCAAIIEPIQGVGGIIMPSDEFLIGLAALCKQYGALLIADEVQSGYGRSGKFFAHQHAGIRPDVISIAKGMGNGFPIGGILIAPELKASYGLLGTTFGGNHLACAAALAVLEVIEQEDLLAHATELGHYLRSELEVNAVAEEIRGRGLMVGIKYDFPIKEVRDKLLSDYHIFVGNASDPTVLRLLPPLNITKAEVDRFLQALYALTEKSVHVIQQASALD